DNA from Desulfovibrio sp. X2:
GGCCGAGCGGGACGGGCGCCTCGCGCCCGGCGGCACCGTGGTCGAGCCGACCTCGGGCAACACCGGCATCGGCCTGGCCTTCGCCGCCGCGGTCATGGGGTACAAGGTCATCCTGACCATGCCGGAGTCCATGAGCATCGAGCGGCGCAAGATGCTCGCGGGGCTCGGGGCCGAGCTCGTGCTCACCCCGGCCGCCAAGGGCATGAAGGGGGCCATCGACAAGGCCGAGGAGCTGACCGCCGAGCTCGGCGCCTTCATGCCCATGCAGTTCGCCAACCCGGCCAACCCGGAGATCCACCGCCGGACCACGGCCGAGGAGATCTGGCGCGACACGGACGGCAAGGTGGACTTCTTCGTGGCGGGCGTTGGCACGGGCGGCACGCTGACCGGCGTGGGCGAGTTCCTGAAGGAGCAGAAGCCCCAGGCGCGGATCGTGGCCGTGGAGCCCGACGCCTCGCCCGTGCTCTCGGGCGGGCAGCCCGGGCCGCACACCATCCAGGGCATCGGCGCGGGCTTCGTGCCGAAGGTGTTGAAGACCGAGCTGATCGACGAGATCGTGCGCGTGAAGGGCGACGACGCCATGGCCACGGCGCGCCGCCTGATGCGCGAGGAAGGCATCGTCTGCGGCATCTCGAGCGGCGCCAACGCCTGGGCCGCCATGCAGATCGCCGCGCGGCCCGAGAACGAGGGCAAGCTCGTGGTCTTCGTGGTCTGCGACACGGGCGAGCGCTACCTCTCCACGCCGCTTTTCGACAACGACTGATCCGCCGCGCGCCCCGCGCGGCACCGACACGGACACGACGGACATGAAGGACACGACCAAGGACGGCGCGGGCATAGGCGTCGCCCCAAAGGCAGGCGCCGCGAAGAACGGCAACGGGAGCAACGGCTACGGCCCGGCCATCGAGCGGGTGGCCACCTCGCTGTGCGATCCCTGCTCCTACGAGGGCGTCTACCATCAGCCGCAGCACGAGCAGCCCATGCCCTCGCTCGCGGCCCTCGAGGACATCATGGAGCGGCTGAAGGCCGTGCTCTTCCCGGGCTACTTCGGCGACTCCGAGATCAGGCCCGAGACCATGCGCTTCCACATCGGCGCGCACCTGGACGCCATCAGCCGCCTGCTCTGCGAGCAGATCAAGCGCGGCTTCTGCTTCGTCTGCCCGCGCGACGAGACGCACCGCACCTGCGAGGAGTGCGAGCAGCGCGCCCACAGCATGTCCGTGCGCTTCCTGGAGCAGCTGCCTGAGATCCGCCGCCTGCTGGCCACGGACGTGGACGCGGCGTTCCGCGGCGACCCGGCGGCCAAGAGCCCGGGCGAGACCATCTTCTGCTACCCCTCGATCATGGCGCTGACGCACCACCGCGTGGCGCACGAGCTGCACAAGCTCGGCGTGTCCATCATCCCGCGCATCATCACGGAGATGGCCCACTCGCGCACGGGCATCGACATCCACCCGGGCGCGCAGATCGGCGAGCACTTCTTCATCGACCACGGCACCGGCGTGGTCATCGGCGAGACCTGCGTCATCGGCAACGGCGTGCGCCTCTACCAGGGCGTCACCCTCGGGGCCAAGTCCTTCCCCAAGGACGACACCGGCATGCTGGTCAAGGGACAGCCGCGCCACCCCGTGGTCGAGGACGACGTGACCATCTACTCCGGCGCCACCATCCTCGGCCGCGTGACGCTGGGCAAGGGCGCGGTCATCGGCGGCAACGTCTGGCTCATGCGCTCCGTGCCCGCCGGGTCCAGGGTCATGCAGCCCCCGGGACAGCGCGAGGCCTACGTGGAAGGGCTGGACATCTAGTCTTCCTCCCCGACGACTCGAAAGGCCCCGGTCGCGCTGCGCGTCCGGGGCCTTTTTTCATCCTGAAACAGGTCATAATTACGGATGGTTGCCTTTTCGAAAAAGCGGTCCTAGAAGAGAAATGAGGGAAAACCCCCGAACCGAAATGAGGAGGTGCGCCATGTCGAGCTTCACCGAGGCCGATCTGCCGGTCAGCATCGATCACGAGGAATGGGTCACCCTGTCCGGCGGCACGACCGTCCGCTTCGAGACCAACGGCGAGGCCAAGGACATCTACCTGCACGGCGAATTCACGCCGGTCATCCAGCTCTTCCCGGACTGCGAGTACTGCTTCGAGGACAACGGCAAGACGTACCGTCTCCGGGCCATGTTCGAGGACCGCCTGGTCGTCGAGCGGGCCTGATCCGGGGCTGCCCCCCGGCCCGTGCCCTTGCCGGACGCCGCCTGGAGGGAGGCGCGCGTCCGGCCCGTCTCACCTGCTCCACCTGCCTAGCGCCTTCCGGCGCCCGCGCTGTGCCTGTAGGCCGACTGACAGGTGACCGCTGTAACCCTATCGGAGAGCTACCCGGCCCGCGTGGCCGCGAAGAACCTGTTGCGTTCCTTTTCCCTGGCGATGGTCGTCTCGCGGCCGTGGCCCGGGTAGACCTCGGTGGCGTCGGGCAGGAGGAAGAGGCGTTCCGCGATGGTGCGCACCAGGAGATCGCCGTCGCCGAAGGCGTGGTCCGTACGGCCCACTGTGCCGCGAAACAGCGTGTCGCCGGTGAAGAGCGACTCCATGGCCGGGAAGTAGAAGCAGAGGCTGCCCGGCGAGTGGCCCGGCACCTCTATGGCCAGGCAGGGCTGGCCGAGCACGGTCAGCCGTCCGGGCGCCAGGGGGGTGAAGTCGAAGTCGCGCACGCGCGGCAGGCCCCACTTGCCGCCCCGGGTCAGGGGCTCGTCCCCGATCGCCAAATCCTTGTCGCTGGCGAGGACTGCCGTGCCGTCCGCGCCGCACGCGTCCAGGAGGTCGGCCACGCCGAGCACGTGGTCGACGTGCAGGTGGGTCAGCAGGATGCTCTCGAGGCTGAAACCGAAACGGCGCAGGTACTCGACCACGGACTCGGGCGCGAGGCCGGGGTCGATGACCGAGGCCGTCCGCGTCGCCTTGTCCGCGATGACGTAGCAGTTGTTGGCCAGGGGGCCGAGGATGAAGGAATGGAGGATCATCGTCTTTTTCCGTGCTGGCACGGGCTCTGCAGGTCCCGTGCCGGAAGTGTTCGCGAAATGGACGCGCGGCCCGAGGCCGCGCACCCGGAGGTCCTAGCCCATGATCGCCCTGCTCGGCAACTGCCAGACCGAATTCCTCGCGACCGCCCTCGGCGCCAAGGGGATCGACGCCCGCCACTTCTGGCAGGCCTCGCCCTCCACCCTGCTGCGCTCGCCCGGCCGCGTGCCCGGCGAACTCTCCCGCTTCCTGGACGCGCCGGACCTCGGTCAGCATCTTGACGGCCGCGAGCTGACGCACCAGTTCCTGGGCCTGCCGCCGGACCGGCTCCAGGGCCGCTCCCGCCCCGAACTCCTGGTGGTCAACCTGTTCCACGAGGCCGAGCCCCTGTTCGCCCACCGCGAGGAGGGCTGGGCCTTCCACGTGAACGGACAGGCCATGGCCGGGAGCCGGGAGTTCGACGCCTGGATGCGGGCGCACTGCGTGCTCCTGAAGAGCGATCCCTTGAGCTATTTCCAGCGCTTCGGCGGCTGGCTCGCCAGGCTGCGCGAGGCATGTCCGGGCACGCCCGTGCTCGTCCTCTCCCGCCTCGGCCACCACCCGGCCTTCGGGCCCGAGCCCTTCTCCTACCTCGCGGCCTGGGAGCAGGCCTGGCAGGAGGCCGGACAGGCCTTGCGCGAGTTCACGGCCTCGCTTCCCGGCTGCCATCTGATCGAGCTCGACCGGGTGCTGGGCGGCCTCATGGCGGAGGAGGGCAAGGCGGCCATCGAGGCCCACTGCCCCTTCCTCAAGGTGGAGACGGCGGACGAGGCGCCCGGAGACGCGGCGGCGATGCCGCGCCAGAGGCTGCGCCGCGATCTGGAGCACGTGGCCGACATGTGGCCGCGCCTCGCGGACAAGGTGCTGGATTTCCTGCGCCTGGGCCGCGTGGAGTATGCGCCCCACGAGACGGTGCCCGCGGCCTGGGCCCGGCCGCACGTGCCGGAACGGCTCGACGACGAGGCGCGGGTGCGGCTCATGAACACCGGGTCGAACTACGACGCCGCGCGCGCCGTGGCCTCGTTCTTCCAGGAGCCGGAGCGCGACTTCTCCGGCATGCTCTGCGCTCACGGCCTGGCCATGCCCGTGTGCCACAACCTGCTGCACATGGTGCGCGCCTATGCGCGGCTCAGGAAGAGCCGCGGACTCGCGCCGTGGTGCGCGGCGCAGCTGCACAAGATAGCGGCCTTCACGGCCAACGGCCCGGCCTTCCAGACGCGCTACGCCAAGGCCCTGGCGGCCCTTGCGCGCGGCGACTTCTCCCAGGCGGCGTAGGCCGAGGCCAGGCAAGGCCAAGCCGAGGTCAAGCCGACGGGCCGGTCGTCAGACCGTCAGGCAGGTCCAGCCGCCCTGCAGCATCTTGCTGAAGGGCTCGCCCACGTAGAGCACGTTGATGCCGAGCTGGGCCAGCCAGTCGGAGACGCCGTAGCGGTCCGCGCAGGCCTTGCAGGCCCAGAGCTCCACCCCGGCCGCGGCCAGGTTCTCGAGCTCGGCGGAGACCTCGGCGTTCTCGCTCAGCAGCCTGGCCGACGGCCCCCAGACGATGAGCCGCACCTCGTCCCACCAGCCCTTGAGCTTGGCGTTCAGGGCGTACATCAGGACCATGTTGCGCGCCGCCTCCGGATCGCCCGTGACCCAGACCAGGCCGAGCCGTCTCGTGTCCATGGTGAACCTCCTCTTCTAAGCATCGCAGGAGGATACGGCAGGCGGCACGGCCGTGCAAGAAAGACCGCCGGTATTGCCGATTCCTCGCCAATATCATTGACCTCTCCCCTGCTCCCTGCGACACATATGCACGGACGACCGCAAGCCGTCCGTGATTCACGAGTCCCGCTTGATGCCCGGCACGCGGCCGGGTTGGCGCGGACGGAGGAGGAGCTTTCGTGCAGCAGGAGACCTCACGCCCCAGGGTGGTCATTCTCGGCGCGGGATTCGCGGGGCTCTGGGCAGCCAGGGCGCTGGCCGGAAAGGACTGCGACGTGCTGGTGGTGGACCGCAACAACTACCACACCTTCCAGCCCCTTCTCTACCAGGTGGCCGCGGCCGAGCTCGAGTCCGAGCAGATCGCCTCGCCCGTGCGCGGCATCTTCCGGGGGGCGGGCAACGTCTCCTTCGCCATGTCCGAGGTGTGCGGCCTGGACCACGGCCACAAGCTCCTGCTCACGGACAACGGCGAGATCCCCTACGACCGCCTGGTCGTGGCCGTGGGCAGCGTGACCAACTTCTTCGGCGTGCCCGGGGCCGAGACCAACGCCTTCCGCCTCAAGAGCCTCGAGCAGTCCATCTTCCTGCGCAACCACATCATGGACTGCTTCGAGCGCGCCGCGCGCAGTACCGAGCCCGCGGAGCAGCGAAACCTCCTGACCTTCGGCGTGGTCGGCGGCGGCCCCACGGGCGTGGAGTTCGCCGGGGCCATGTCCGAGCTCATCCGCGGCCCCCTGGCCAAGGACTATCCCCCGCTCATCGCGGGCCAGGCGCGCGTGGTCCTCTTCGAGGCGCTGCAGGCCATCCTGCCCGGCTTCCCGGACCACCTGCGCGAGGCCGCGCTGATCGCCCTGCGCGACAAGGGCGTGCAGGTCTTCCTGGGCGCCCAGGTGGCCGAGGTGGGCGAGGACTCGCTGCGCCTCACGGACGGCAGCAACTTCCTGACGCGCACCGTGGTCTGGACCGCCGGGGTCCGGGCGCACCCCGTGGCAGCGGCCATGAACCTGCCCTTGGCGAAAAGCGGCCGCGTGCTGGTGGACGAGTTCCTGCGCGTGCGGGACATGGAGGACGTGCTGGCCATAGGCGACGTCTGCCAGATCCAGGGAAAGACGGAGGACGTGAAGCCCCTGCCCATGACCGCCCAGGTGGCCACGCAGCAGGGAAAACACGTGGCCAGGACCATCCTGCGCGAGATGAAGGGCAAAAAGCCCAAGCCGTTCCGCTTCAACGACAAGGGCAGCATGGCGGCCATCGGCCGCAACTCCGCGGTGGTCAAACTGCGGC
Protein-coding regions in this window:
- the cysK gene encoding cysteine synthase A; translated protein: MNIHENMLEIIGKTPMVRLGRMAAGLPGVVVGKLECMNPCSSVKDRIGEAMLRAAERDGRLAPGGTVVEPTSGNTGIGLAFAAAVMGYKVILTMPESMSIERRKMLAGLGAELVLTPAAKGMKGAIDKAEELTAELGAFMPMQFANPANPEIHRRTTAEEIWRDTDGKVDFFVAGVGTGGTLTGVGEFLKEQKPQARIVAVEPDASPVLSGGQPGPHTIQGIGAGFVPKVLKTELIDEIVRVKGDDAMATARRLMREEGIVCGISSGANAWAAMQIAARPENEGKLVVFVVCDTGERYLSTPLFDND
- a CDS encoding serine O-acetyltransferase gives rise to the protein MKDTTKDGAGIGVAPKAGAAKNGNGSNGYGPAIERVATSLCDPCSYEGVYHQPQHEQPMPSLAALEDIMERLKAVLFPGYFGDSEIRPETMRFHIGAHLDAISRLLCEQIKRGFCFVCPRDETHRTCEECEQRAHSMSVRFLEQLPEIRRLLATDVDAAFRGDPAAKSPGETIFCYPSIMALTHHRVAHELHKLGVSIIPRIITEMAHSRTGIDIHPGAQIGEHFFIDHGTGVVIGETCVIGNGVRLYQGVTLGAKSFPKDDTGMLVKGQPRHPVVEDDVTIYSGATILGRVTLGKGAVIGGNVWLMRSVPAGSRVMQPPGQREAYVEGLDI
- a CDS encoding MBL fold metallo-hydrolase codes for the protein MILHSFILGPLANNCYVIADKATRTASVIDPGLAPESVVEYLRRFGFSLESILLTHLHVDHVLGVADLLDACGADGTAVLASDKDLAIGDEPLTRGGKWGLPRVRDFDFTPLAPGRLTVLGQPCLAIEVPGHSPGSLCFYFPAMESLFTGDTLFRGTVGRTDHAFGDGDLLVRTIAERLFLLPDATEVYPGHGRETTIAREKERNRFFAATRAG
- a CDS encoding DsrE family protein, with the protein product MDTRRLGLVWVTGDPEAARNMVLMYALNAKLKGWWDEVRLIVWGPSARLLSENAEVSAELENLAAAGVELWACKACADRYGVSDWLAQLGINVLYVGEPFSKMLQGGWTCLTV
- a CDS encoding NAD(P)/FAD-dependent oxidoreductase, with product MQQETSRPRVVILGAGFAGLWAARALAGKDCDVLVVDRNNYHTFQPLLYQVAAAELESEQIASPVRGIFRGAGNVSFAMSEVCGLDHGHKLLLTDNGEIPYDRLVVAVGSVTNFFGVPGAETNAFRLKSLEQSIFLRNHIMDCFERAARSTEPAEQRNLLTFGVVGGGPTGVEFAGAMSELIRGPLAKDYPPLIAGQARVVLFEALQAILPGFPDHLREAALIALRDKGVQVFLGAQVAEVGEDSLRLTDGSNFLTRTVVWTAGVRAHPVAAAMNLPLAKSGRVLVDEFLRVRDMEDVLAIGDVCQIQGKTEDVKPLPMTAQVATQQGKHVARTILREMKGKKPKPFRFNDKGSMAAIGRNSAVVKLRRQSFTGFPAWLLWLAVHLLSLLGFRNRVQVLVNWAWDYFFFERAARIILPRPALWDRTGLDLGRVGGKDEGDASTAKAEAPKPDAAGRPPG